Part of the Gramella sp. Hel_I_59 genome, CCGTTTTCAACTGAATCTGTAAGTAAGGAGAGCAAGCTAGTAGAGTGGCCAGAAGGAGAGATGCCTAAGGCACCGGCTGGTTTTAAAGTGACAAAATTCGCCGAAGGTCTGGAACATCCAAGACGAACCTATGTCGCACCAAACCATGATATTTTCGTGGTGGAGTCTGATGACGCCAAGAAAAGTGCGAATAAGATTACGATGTTTCGTGATAAGGACCAGGATGGAGTACCTGAAGAAAAATACAATTTTCTTAAAAACCTGAATCAACCATACGGAATGCTGGTAATGGGAGATTGGTTTTACGTAGCCAATGTAGATGGCGTAGTTCGTTTTCCATATAAGGAAGGACAGAATGCTATTGATCAAAAAGGTGAGGATGTTTATGCGCTTCCAGCAGGAGGTTATAATCATCACTGGACTAGAAATATGATTGCCGGTCCTGATAACAAGAAAATATACATCACTGTAGGTAGTTCCAGTAATGTTGGCGAACATGGGATGGAGAAAGAAGAACGCAGAGCCAATATTATCGAGATCAATCCTGATGGTAGTGGTGAAAGAATTTATGCTTCTGGTTTGAGAAATCCAGTAGGTGTGGATTGGAATCCAATTACCGGCGAACTTTGGGCAGCCGTAAACGAAAGAGATAAGATTGGTGATAATCTGGTACCAGATTATGTGACCAGTGTAAAAGATGGTGGTTGGTATGGATGGCCATATTCTTATTATGGTAACATTAAAGATCCAAGATGGGCTAATGATCCACATAATGAGCTGGTGGAGAAAGCTATTATTCCAGATGTACCAGTGGGTGCTCATACTGCATCACTTGGACTGACTTTTTATACTCAGGAAGCATTTCCAGAGAAGTATCATAATGGAGCATTTGTAGGTCAGCATGGATCATGGAATAGATCGAATTTTGCAGGATATAAAGTGGTATTC contains:
- a CDS encoding sorbosone dehydrogenase family protein; amino-acid sequence: MMGQAIENLSEEKKNELAQSGPDIVKTTVGELKLPAPFSTESVSKESKLVEWPEGEMPKAPAGFKVTKFAEGLEHPRRTYVAPNHDIFVVESDDAKKSANKITMFRDKDQDGVPEEKYNFLKNLNQPYGMLVMGDWFYVANVDGVVRFPYKEGQNAIDQKGEDVYALPAGGYNHHWTRNMIAGPDNKKIYITVGSSSNVGEHGMEKEERRANIIEINPDGSGERIYASGLRNPVGVDWNPITGELWAAVNERDKIGDNLVPDYVTSVKDGGWYGWPYSYYGNIKDPRWANDPHNELVEKAIIPDVPVGAHTASLGLTFYTQEAFPEKYHNGAFVGQHGSWNRSNFAGYKVVFIPFDENGIPQEPEDFLTGFIASDDSSQVYGRPVGVTTLPDGSLLVNDDDGNTIWRVSAE